A single genomic interval of Aureliella helgolandensis harbors:
- a CDS encoding PD-(D/E)XK nuclease family protein produces the protein MAGTVKRRSTEPTEARDTQNPLRTFVGWDSAVLPNVVDRLLQRFTEGVLCDLRELLIVLPGGLACRRLNELLALKAQAAGIILYPPKAVTSGALPEQLYIAKLPFASDFVQQLAWVRALKRLPAEQMRHIVPAPPAAGAVQQWLELGRMLSGVHRELASDCHDFQLIAERLAGHPEGPRWQAMQAVQQEYLHELDGLKLWDIQTARLCALRFNEAQTDRQILVVGCVDLNATQRGFLEGVSERVEVWIAAPETLADDFDAFGCLVSDRWQKNEVQLPSGSLLVGSSPKDQAELTAACLAEFADALHVRDITIGVPDSGLIPILQHELDLCSVTARYGPGTPLLQSEPVQLLSLIGQFVESRSYAALAALVRHPAVGNLLRVTKCDLPGNWLSELDRYYQAAMPKSVEEFINGEARGAEVYMTVTQALDKWLAGLNAEQQPVSHWGQPLLQALAAAYDRTLCRLDDPLDGPLYSAATQLCDAIVALRDMPASLEPSLSLTEMIDWLKRSLTTALIAAPPDVTSIEMLGWLELALDDAPALIITGMHDGVVPESVNSDSFLPNNLRKQLGMLDNARRYARDIYSLQVMLHAREHVKIVVGKTDASGDPLVPSRLLMACALQDLPSRVLHLVSEEEADVLPAVHQRWKPRSGASGLVVPRPVEVVPPEVISVTGFREYMACPYRFYLRRVLRLHAADDASVELDAAGFGNLVHQTLDAMGQDAAMVNCQDADQIADFLNRKIGELAIQRYGQHPPAAVLIQIEQAEQRLTAFAAKQAERAAEGWVIKKVEAAVQATDGIKVGEGEHQLALIGRVDRIDFHPETGRWAIWDYKTSESVKQPVSVHWSKKKGWLDLQLPLYQLLGPKLGTDNDPLLGYISLPKQASDTGFYEAKFDPQQLQEAKQLADSIAGRIARGEFWPETIESVPYDDYERICQTAIQRVTVEPPQRSLHRFKTQDNAGLTAEVLQGAEVLLQKPVVRGPVLPPMIIRASAGTGKTFQLSNRLLLIILSGQEVDSILATTFTRKAAGEIMHRVLQRLAKACLSESERLELAQHLSGVDVSQAACLAALRRVTSTLHRLRIGTLDSFFAQIAKTFSLEMALPPGWSTMDPQAEPVVQLESIGRMLNSQDRATLVTLVRMLAKGESSRQVADQIRQTVQSGYEVYRQTEQEHWDQLPLPKPPSEQAVESALQTVSSSKLGHKSADGAMEKLHLLASIGDWEAVLGHGVYGKFHDDPPTYYRKEIPSDLYIALEILAERSVAELLPIRRNQTLASYQLLEAYDVEYGTLTRNQRMLAFSDIAFYLSGWMSRGEVPEEVQAGRERVHFRLDCGVQHLLLDEFQDTAPEQWHVLRPLALPLGGTPRSDHSFFCVGDTKQAIYGWRGGVAEIFDTVRDSLDGVEESELSISFRSSPQVIEAVNEVFQNLTEHSNFAGCDRIAQVWTQRFPPHATQRTDLQGYVCLKNSLKPDKDLSGDERKLLVLSQAADDIAELTQNCESGVGVLFRTNADVARMIGLLRERGVSASQDGGNPLTDSAAVQLVLSLVHLADHPGDRICAHHVLTSPLALFLPQRGETSPQEISEWFRRKVSRQGLARSIEMLADMIADQVSWWDQHRLQQLIRSAIDFERNYAGRLREFEESVMGGRVALPTDAQVKVMTVHKSKGLEFDAVFLPDLTTGMSSNNSLLVLRGDDPCMPPDGVLRYMNAELQAMLPKDWQRAFDLNKERGVNESLCLLYVAMTRARRALYMYAKPSSSSPSQEFGSLLQSTLTAGTPNGPRKGEPGAILYEVGAPQWYQGSHKSKAKKVTSNAADPGKPSDGSLFENGVEPSTTVTIQLRRAAAGAPARGLRVTAPSYIGQTFAPLPLASAFSYSRSLGATYGTLIHAFFEQIEWLDTYQLDREVLRRVAMVQVDPEALRHLDLDRVIEDFEQMLDLSSVRRALSRSRYQAGVFGIVPDSIAIDNERIISLVMDETDVQAANRGAAMPAGPPSAGKGATDESQAVAACLISGSIDRLAVVMKDGRPYGAEIIDFKTDAYDGSQPQLEWLDERVAHHRAQLNVYAQVVAHLFKIPRQRITTHLLMLSTDDLVGCDLSL, from the coding sequence ATGGCTGGAACTGTGAAACGTCGTTCAACTGAGCCTACTGAGGCAAGGGACACGCAAAATCCACTACGAACCTTTGTCGGCTGGGATTCAGCGGTTTTGCCAAACGTCGTGGACCGATTGCTACAGCGTTTTACTGAGGGGGTGTTGTGTGATTTGCGAGAGCTGCTCATCGTCCTACCCGGAGGACTGGCATGCCGACGGCTCAACGAATTGCTGGCGCTGAAAGCACAGGCGGCCGGCATAATTCTCTACCCACCCAAGGCGGTGACTTCGGGGGCGCTTCCGGAACAGTTGTATATCGCCAAATTGCCGTTTGCGAGCGATTTCGTCCAACAGCTCGCCTGGGTGAGGGCTTTGAAACGCTTGCCTGCCGAGCAGATGCGGCATATTGTGCCCGCCCCGCCAGCCGCTGGAGCGGTTCAGCAATGGTTGGAGCTGGGGCGGATGCTATCGGGTGTGCATCGTGAATTGGCTAGTGATTGCCATGATTTCCAATTGATCGCGGAACGACTCGCAGGCCACCCGGAAGGGCCGCGGTGGCAAGCCATGCAAGCAGTTCAACAGGAGTACCTGCACGAGCTCGATGGGTTGAAGCTATGGGATATTCAGACCGCCCGATTGTGCGCCCTGAGATTTAACGAGGCACAGACCGATCGTCAGATCTTAGTCGTAGGTTGTGTTGATTTGAACGCCACCCAGCGCGGATTCTTAGAAGGCGTTTCAGAGCGGGTTGAAGTCTGGATTGCTGCACCAGAGACGCTGGCAGATGACTTCGACGCGTTTGGCTGTTTGGTCAGCGACCGCTGGCAAAAGAATGAGGTCCAGCTGCCGTCGGGTTCACTCCTGGTCGGCAGCTCTCCCAAAGATCAAGCCGAATTGACGGCAGCCTGCTTAGCTGAATTTGCCGATGCGTTGCACGTCCGAGATATTACGATCGGTGTTCCCGACAGTGGACTGATTCCGATCCTACAGCACGAACTGGATCTGTGCTCGGTGACGGCAAGGTACGGCCCCGGCACTCCCCTGTTGCAATCTGAACCAGTCCAATTGCTGAGCCTGATTGGGCAATTTGTTGAATCACGCAGCTACGCGGCCTTGGCTGCTTTGGTGCGGCATCCGGCGGTAGGGAACCTGCTACGCGTTACCAAATGTGACTTGCCAGGGAATTGGTTGTCCGAGTTGGATCGATACTACCAGGCGGCGATGCCCAAGTCGGTTGAGGAGTTTATCAATGGCGAGGCGCGGGGGGCTGAGGTCTACATGACCGTCACCCAGGCTCTAGACAAATGGCTGGCTGGGTTGAATGCCGAGCAGCAACCGGTCTCCCACTGGGGACAGCCTTTGCTGCAAGCGTTGGCGGCTGCCTACGACCGCACGCTCTGCCGCTTAGACGATCCCTTGGATGGCCCACTCTATTCAGCCGCAACTCAATTGTGCGATGCGATCGTAGCTCTGCGTGACATGCCGGCCAGTCTTGAACCAAGTTTGTCGCTGACGGAAATGATTGACTGGCTGAAACGGAGTTTGACGACGGCGTTGATTGCAGCTCCACCCGATGTGACTTCGATCGAAATGCTGGGGTGGCTCGAACTGGCCTTGGATGACGCGCCGGCGCTAATCATTACCGGAATGCACGATGGCGTCGTGCCCGAGAGTGTCAACTCGGATTCCTTCCTACCCAACAATCTCCGCAAGCAGTTGGGGATGCTAGATAATGCCCGCCGCTACGCCCGAGACATTTACTCGCTGCAGGTCATGTTGCACGCACGCGAGCATGTGAAAATTGTGGTGGGAAAGACAGATGCCAGTGGCGATCCGTTGGTCCCAAGTCGGTTGCTGATGGCTTGTGCATTGCAGGATCTGCCCAGCCGAGTTTTGCATTTGGTCTCGGAAGAGGAAGCCGATGTTCTGCCCGCAGTGCATCAACGGTGGAAGCCGCGAAGTGGCGCAAGCGGATTGGTGGTTCCACGTCCAGTGGAGGTGGTGCCGCCCGAGGTCATTTCCGTGACCGGCTTTCGAGAGTACATGGCCTGTCCCTATCGATTCTATTTGCGGCGAGTATTGCGTCTCCATGCGGCGGACGATGCGAGTGTGGAATTGGATGCGGCAGGTTTTGGCAATTTGGTGCACCAGACGCTCGATGCCATGGGGCAGGATGCGGCCATGGTGAATTGCCAAGATGCAGACCAGATTGCCGACTTTTTGAATCGCAAGATCGGTGAATTGGCTATTCAACGGTACGGACAACATCCACCGGCGGCAGTATTGATTCAGATTGAACAAGCAGAGCAGCGTTTGACAGCTTTTGCAGCCAAACAGGCAGAGCGGGCTGCCGAGGGATGGGTCATCAAGAAAGTCGAAGCCGCTGTCCAGGCTACCGATGGAATCAAAGTCGGAGAGGGCGAGCATCAGCTTGCGCTTATTGGTCGGGTAGACCGAATCGACTTCCATCCGGAGACCGGGCGATGGGCAATCTGGGACTATAAGACGAGCGAATCCGTAAAGCAGCCAGTGAGCGTCCACTGGAGTAAGAAGAAGGGGTGGCTGGATCTGCAACTCCCACTCTATCAACTCTTAGGCCCCAAGCTGGGGACCGACAATGATCCGCTGCTGGGCTATATTTCCTTGCCGAAACAAGCTTCGGATACAGGATTTTATGAGGCCAAATTTGATCCTCAACAGTTGCAAGAAGCAAAGCAACTGGCGGACTCCATTGCGGGCCGCATTGCGCGAGGTGAGTTCTGGCCAGAGACGATTGAATCGGTTCCCTACGACGATTACGAGAGGATCTGCCAGACTGCGATTCAGCGGGTGACGGTTGAACCTCCGCAACGGTCGTTGCACCGATTCAAGACTCAGGATAATGCTGGGCTAACCGCTGAGGTCTTGCAGGGAGCGGAGGTGCTGCTCCAGAAACCGGTCGTTCGAGGCCCGGTCCTGCCGCCAATGATTATCCGTGCCTCAGCCGGGACGGGAAAGACGTTTCAACTCAGCAATCGTTTGCTGTTAATCATTTTGTCGGGCCAAGAAGTCGATTCGATTCTGGCCACCACGTTTACTCGCAAGGCTGCCGGCGAGATCATGCATCGCGTGTTGCAGAGGCTCGCCAAAGCGTGCTTAAGCGAATCGGAGCGGTTGGAACTTGCACAGCATCTGAGTGGTGTCGATGTTTCTCAAGCGGCTTGTTTGGCGGCGCTGCGGCGAGTTACCTCGACCCTCCACCGATTGCGGATTGGAACGCTCGACAGTTTCTTTGCCCAGATCGCCAAGACGTTCAGTCTCGAAATGGCCCTGCCACCGGGCTGGAGCACGATGGACCCGCAGGCCGAGCCTGTGGTTCAGTTGGAATCGATCGGCCGCATGCTGAATAGCCAGGATCGCGCCACGCTGGTCACTTTAGTACGAATGTTAGCCAAGGGGGAGTCGAGTCGTCAGGTGGCGGATCAAATTCGCCAGACGGTACAAAGTGGTTATGAGGTCTATCGCCAGACCGAGCAAGAGCATTGGGATCAGCTGCCACTTCCCAAACCGCCGTCGGAACAGGCGGTCGAATCGGCATTGCAAACCGTCTCGAGCAGCAAACTGGGGCATAAAAGTGCCGATGGGGCGATGGAAAAGTTGCATCTTCTGGCCAGTATCGGTGATTGGGAAGCCGTCCTGGGGCACGGTGTCTATGGAAAGTTTCATGACGATCCTCCCACTTACTACCGCAAGGAGATTCCATCTGATTTGTACATCGCGTTGGAAATTTTGGCGGAGCGCTCGGTTGCTGAGTTGCTGCCCATTCGTCGCAATCAGACGTTGGCAAGCTACCAATTGCTAGAGGCTTATGACGTCGAATACGGAACGCTCACGCGGAACCAGAGGATGTTGGCGTTTTCGGACATCGCATTTTACCTGTCGGGATGGATGTCTCGCGGCGAAGTTCCGGAAGAGGTTCAAGCCGGAAGAGAACGCGTCCACTTTCGACTTGACTGCGGAGTTCAGCACCTGCTGTTGGATGAATTTCAGGACACCGCACCGGAGCAATGGCATGTGTTGCGTCCTTTGGCGCTTCCGCTAGGCGGAACGCCGAGATCGGATCACTCGTTCTTTTGCGTGGGAGATACCAAGCAGGCGATCTATGGTTGGCGCGGTGGCGTGGCCGAGATCTTCGACACGGTTCGAGATTCGCTCGATGGTGTCGAAGAGAGCGAGTTGAGTATCAGCTTCCGCAGCAGCCCGCAGGTCATTGAGGCGGTCAATGAAGTGTTTCAGAACTTAACCGAGCACTCCAATTTCGCCGGTTGTGACCGCATCGCCCAAGTGTGGACTCAGAGATTTCCACCCCATGCGACCCAGCGAACAGATCTCCAGGGATACGTTTGCCTCAAAAACTCGCTCAAGCCGGACAAAGACCTCAGCGGCGATGAACGGAAACTGCTGGTGCTCTCACAGGCAGCGGATGATATCGCAGAGCTGACTCAGAATTGCGAGTCGGGAGTCGGAGTCTTGTTTCGCACCAATGCCGATGTTGCTCGGATGATCGGTTTGCTGCGCGAGCGCGGTGTATCCGCTAGCCAGGATGGTGGAAATCCCTTGACGGATTCGGCGGCGGTTCAGCTGGTGCTTTCACTGGTTCATCTCGCAGATCATCCTGGAGATCGGATTTGCGCCCATCACGTGCTGACGTCGCCGCTCGCACTATTTCTTCCCCAGCGTGGTGAGACAAGTCCTCAAGAGATATCGGAGTGGTTCCGACGCAAGGTATCGCGGCAAGGGTTGGCTAGGTCGATTGAGATGCTTGCCGATATGATTGCCGATCAAGTCTCTTGGTGGGACCAGCATCGTTTGCAGCAACTGATTCGCAGCGCCATTGATTTTGAGAGGAATTACGCGGGGCGACTGCGGGAATTTGAAGAGTCGGTGATGGGAGGCCGAGTGGCGTTGCCTACCGATGCGCAGGTCAAAGTCATGACCGTGCACAAGAGTAAGGGACTCGAATTTGATGCGGTGTTTCTGCCCGATCTGACAACGGGCATGTCGTCGAACAATAGTTTGCTGGTGTTGCGTGGCGACGATCCCTGCATGCCACCGGACGGTGTGTTGCGGTACATGAATGCGGAGCTGCAGGCCATGTTGCCCAAGGATTGGCAGCGCGCCTTTGATTTAAACAAGGAGCGTGGGGTGAACGAATCGCTGTGTTTGCTGTACGTTGCAATGACGCGGGCGCGTCGCGCGTTGTATATGTATGCCAAACCCAGCAGCAGCTCACCCTCGCAAGAATTCGGCTCGCTCCTGCAATCAACGTTGACTGCAGGAACGCCCAATGGTCCGCGAAAAGGGGAGCCGGGTGCCATCCTGTATGAGGTGGGAGCCCCTCAGTGGTATCAAGGGAGTCATAAATCCAAGGCAAAAAAAGTCACGTCAAACGCAGCGGATCCAGGGAAGCCCAGCGACGGTTCCTTGTTTGAGAACGGAGTCGAACCATCCACTACTGTGACCATTCAACTCCGCCGTGCTGCGGCCGGGGCTCCCGCACGAGGATTGCGAGTAACTGCGCCGTCCTACATCGGTCAAACCTTTGCCCCCCTGCCCTTGGCGAGTGCGTTTTCCTACAGCCGTAGCCTGGGGGCAACCTATGGGACTTTGATTCATGCGTTCTTCGAGCAAATTGAGTGGCTGGATACGTACCAGTTGGATCGGGAGGTCTTGCGACGGGTGGCGATGGTGCAAGTTGATCCTGAGGCTTTGAGGCATCTAGATCTCGACCGTGTGATCGAGGACTTTGAGCAGATGTTGGATTTGTCCAGTGTTCGGCGGGCTTTGTCCAGGTCACGCTACCAAGCAGGCGTCTTCGGGATAGTGCCTGATTCCATAGCGATCGACAACGAACGCATCATCAGCTTGGTGATGGACGAGACCGATGTGCAGGCAGCAAATCGTGGCGCCGCGATGCCTGCTGGCCCACCCTCGGCAGGCAAGGGGGCGACGGACGAGTCGCAGGCTGTCGCGGCCTGTCTCATCTCAGGCTCTATTGACCGATTGGCTGTCGTCATGAAAGATGGTCGCCCCTACGGAGCGGAGATCATCGACTTTAAAACGGATGCCTATGATGGTTCGCAGCCGCAACTCGAGTGGCTCGACGAGCGGGTCGCCCATCATCGTGCGCAGTTGAACGTTTACGCTCAGGTGGTTGCGCATCTTTTTAAGATTCCGCGTCAGCGCATCACGACCCATTTATTAATGCTAAGTACTGACGACCTTGTCGGTTGCGATTTAAGCCTATGA
- a CDS encoding metallophosphoesterase family protein, translating into MTQTRFIHVADVHLDSPLAALKRGDESTGELLERASRRSMELLVQNAIEHDVSAVVIAGDLFDGPVKDAGAGLWVESQFRRLTREKIPVVLIRGNHDAQSGAGKVIEWPTGVHELGAKAPESILLEAAGLAIHGQSFGARSETRDLAVNYPDRVGGLYNLGVLHTSLSGSSQHDTYAPTSVSILESKGYDYWALGHIHVRSPESLSERSWIGYSGNTQGRHIRESGPKGCQLITLQDGELLSNEFLPTDSLRWYELELDLSQVEHLGDIEEVLESAALPYVESSEGRSLAMRVRLMGATPLHAELTRSGTVQRLGQTLGARLAELGTVWLETIKISTRPTSAPAIEDLVLPLRYLQTVTSELQENPVQRAELESVLEELLKKTRSELAESGWPLALQGEQDAELTRLIGSAHDLLVARLASEEAE; encoded by the coding sequence ATGACCCAGACTCGATTTATCCATGTGGCCGATGTCCACCTTGACAGCCCCCTCGCGGCGCTCAAGAGGGGTGACGAATCGACCGGTGAGCTGTTGGAGCGCGCCAGTCGTCGGAGTATGGAACTGCTGGTTCAGAACGCGATTGAGCACGACGTGTCGGCCGTGGTCATCGCCGGGGATTTATTCGATGGCCCCGTAAAGGATGCTGGAGCGGGGCTCTGGGTCGAGAGCCAATTTCGACGGCTCACGCGTGAGAAAATCCCCGTAGTCCTCATTCGTGGCAATCACGATGCTCAGAGTGGAGCTGGAAAAGTCATCGAATGGCCAACGGGCGTCCACGAGCTGGGGGCAAAGGCACCCGAATCGATCCTGTTGGAAGCAGCGGGCTTGGCCATTCACGGGCAGAGTTTTGGTGCGCGCAGCGAGACGCGTGACTTGGCAGTCAACTATCCCGATCGCGTTGGCGGACTATATAACTTGGGAGTACTGCATACTTCCTTGTCCGGATCGTCCCAACACGATACCTACGCGCCAACATCGGTTAGTATTCTCGAAAGCAAAGGCTACGACTACTGGGCCCTAGGGCATATCCATGTGCGTAGCCCCGAGTCGCTGAGTGAACGCAGTTGGATCGGCTACAGTGGCAATACGCAGGGGCGGCATATTCGCGAAAGCGGGCCCAAGGGGTGCCAATTAATCACACTTCAGGATGGGGAGCTGCTGTCGAACGAATTCTTACCGACCGACAGCCTCCGCTGGTACGAGCTGGAGCTGGATTTGTCGCAGGTTGAGCATTTAGGGGATATTGAAGAGGTCTTGGAGTCGGCGGCCCTGCCATATGTTGAATCGTCTGAGGGACGTTCGCTGGCAATGCGTGTCCGCTTGATGGGAGCGACACCCTTGCATGCGGAGTTGACGCGTTCTGGCACCGTGCAACGCTTGGGGCAAACGCTGGGGGCAAGGTTGGCCGAGTTAGGAACGGTATGGTTGGAGACGATCAAAATTTCAACGCGCCCGACCTCGGCGCCAGCCATCGAGGACTTGGTGCTGCCACTGAGGTATCTGCAGACGGTGACCTCTGAATTGCAAGAGAACCCGGTGCAGCGCGCCGAGCTCGAGAGCGTGCTGGAAGAGTTGCTCAAAAAGACGCGGAGTGAACTTGCCGAAAGTGGCTGGCCACTTGCGTTGCAAGGGGAGCAAGATGCGGAACTGACGCGATTGATTGGCTCAGCCCACGATTTGCTGGTCGCTAGGTTGGCGTCGGAGGAGGCAGAATGA
- a CDS encoding AAA family ATPase — MKIESITLENFGIYARKTFQLDSAPLVLIYGENESGKTTALNGLRQALFGFKAKNVYLQPRQTMQAAVSLRTADGGELAFTRKKGRIDEVNATLEGHAIPNDELRRWLCHLDLDSYETLFGFSLDELRAGEAALKNANLSDALVGGGLGGIRALQQLQADLNNSLTDLYKARGSTSTINVQLKEISNTQKSLQQAQYLPTAVKDLRENLATAKASSERLRLRHTAAFVERSAVLKQLEALPVLRQSVELQMQLDAISLPEGVDSTLVASWNALTQQSESLSSRLEAEAAVLLQEQKELESLSGAFDFGSHAAEVEQLGHRADEMHSKRSELQELHEQLAIACDARDELLATLDLRECDESIRRFSVSDLVRKRLEALSTEFRAVKSEHESLEASLKTLETPHAPLAESSAPSVPVNFPQLAPLVEKLSADEREYQHAVAQLEEQSKDAELQALAAQLTEYVAPGVDLECDWPVPRAKQMQQFREQFESESTQLRQLEIELSKVAKRNEQLRKELPLQGDAAGGDLLRDYALLRNQRQELIDAWLDDLTQPLLAATISADQQLARLTQLKTLCDTGDVLQTQMLQSADSLAILNQRKHDIDATALEIEELQSQIVEVQQSHEKTESSWAALWKKCPLVLGTPAEMLDWLQNYSRWQQRQRVLEQTRRQVQIARGVMREHQSQLLDAWPTVLDRHFSASSLQKQLAEWDAEQRDSERERARLAASEKTRQQLVDQRQTLRARLQTIAASYGDWLQEVPTPSEWPLERVTDLLNALDRLRREDLGVQRLQSQIENVDRELADFRNAVARLSQQLQSEDGLDRKADRDGSPLAAQEQEISDNDVRQSGIAHGEESSQSSSRVGGMLRASEDQAQIWLKQLQNGRLEQANRIRLSASVEHRQRHVDDWRTQLQAIESRRTELCNQMGCQNAAAVPLVLSNVQRAEALRQQWADCRISLKTLAGSAAYEAWLDELQQLDLPQVELREMELQRELSEIDEQRKEADQLIGSLTQQVDQIANSQVAQHLSQSLQNQRGELAELAEQWVVERLAQYILQKSVERFAADNEPVLLKKTRDYLSQLTGGRYIDVEHESGKGGAMLVRNADEQSFAPDRLSTGTREQLYLALRMAYITYHSDHNEPLPVIMDDCFVNFDDARTRHTLAAIANWEPQVQTVLLSCHQRILDMVTELAPDAPVIRL; from the coding sequence ATGAAGATTGAGTCCATCACCCTCGAAAACTTTGGTATCTACGCGAGGAAGACATTCCAACTGGATTCCGCCCCACTAGTTTTAATCTATGGAGAGAACGAATCGGGCAAGACAACCGCGTTGAATGGCTTGCGACAGGCTTTGTTTGGCTTCAAGGCCAAGAACGTCTATCTCCAGCCACGGCAGACGATGCAAGCTGCGGTCTCGCTCCGAACTGCTGACGGTGGCGAGTTGGCGTTCACTCGTAAGAAGGGCCGCATCGATGAGGTCAACGCGACGCTAGAGGGGCATGCGATTCCCAATGACGAACTCCGTCGTTGGCTCTGTCATCTGGATTTAGACTCCTACGAGACGCTCTTCGGATTCTCGTTGGACGAATTGCGGGCTGGCGAGGCTGCTCTCAAAAACGCAAATCTGTCGGATGCACTCGTCGGCGGAGGGTTGGGGGGAATTCGGGCGTTGCAACAGCTGCAGGCGGACCTCAACAACTCACTCACCGATCTTTACAAGGCACGCGGCTCCACGTCGACGATCAATGTCCAGCTGAAGGAGATTAGTAACACCCAGAAGTCTCTGCAGCAGGCACAGTATTTACCGACGGCAGTCAAAGATTTACGCGAAAATCTAGCAACGGCGAAGGCCAGCAGCGAAAGGCTTCGGCTGAGACACACGGCCGCGTTCGTCGAACGCTCGGCCGTGCTCAAGCAATTGGAAGCGTTGCCCGTCCTGCGTCAATCGGTGGAATTGCAAATGCAATTGGACGCGATTAGCCTCCCTGAAGGAGTGGATTCGACCCTGGTGGCGTCATGGAATGCGTTGACTCAGCAGAGCGAGTCATTGAGCAGTCGATTGGAAGCGGAAGCCGCGGTGTTGCTCCAGGAGCAAAAGGAGTTGGAGTCGCTCTCCGGTGCATTCGACTTTGGGAGCCACGCGGCAGAAGTTGAACAATTGGGTCACCGCGCTGATGAAATGCATTCCAAGCGGAGTGAGCTTCAGGAACTGCATGAGCAGCTTGCGATTGCCTGTGACGCGCGTGATGAATTGCTCGCAACCCTAGATCTCCGCGAGTGCGATGAATCGATTCGTCGCTTTTCGGTCAGCGACCTTGTTCGCAAACGACTAGAAGCGTTGAGCACGGAATTTCGCGCTGTCAAATCCGAGCATGAGTCGCTTGAGGCGAGTCTGAAGACTCTAGAGACTCCCCATGCGCCGCTGGCAGAATCCAGCGCCCCTTCGGTTCCCGTGAACTTTCCACAGTTGGCTCCGTTGGTCGAGAAGCTGTCCGCCGATGAACGTGAATATCAACATGCTGTAGCTCAATTGGAGGAGCAAAGCAAAGACGCGGAGCTGCAAGCTCTGGCGGCCCAGCTGACAGAGTACGTGGCACCGGGAGTGGATCTTGAGTGCGATTGGCCTGTACCACGCGCCAAGCAGATGCAGCAGTTTCGTGAGCAGTTCGAATCGGAGTCGACCCAGCTGCGGCAATTGGAAATCGAATTGTCTAAGGTTGCCAAACGCAACGAGCAATTGCGCAAAGAGTTGCCGTTGCAGGGTGATGCTGCCGGTGGAGACCTACTGCGGGACTACGCGCTTCTACGGAACCAGCGTCAGGAACTCATCGATGCTTGGTTGGATGATCTGACGCAGCCTTTGTTGGCCGCTACGATCTCTGCGGACCAACAGCTTGCGCGGCTAACTCAATTAAAAACGTTGTGTGATACGGGAGACGTGCTGCAAACCCAAATGTTGCAATCTGCCGACAGCTTGGCGATCCTGAACCAGCGGAAGCACGATATTGATGCTACTGCGCTAGAAATCGAAGAGTTGCAGTCTCAGATTGTCGAAGTTCAACAAAGCCATGAGAAGACGGAGAGCTCCTGGGCTGCTTTGTGGAAGAAATGTCCGCTCGTGTTGGGGACGCCAGCGGAGATGTTGGATTGGTTGCAGAACTACTCTCGCTGGCAGCAGCGGCAACGGGTGTTGGAGCAAACGCGTCGCCAAGTGCAAATCGCCCGCGGCGTCATGCGGGAACATCAATCGCAACTACTGGATGCTTGGCCCACCGTTTTAGACCGCCATTTTTCGGCGAGCAGTTTGCAGAAACAGCTGGCCGAGTGGGATGCCGAGCAACGCGATTCTGAGCGAGAGCGGGCGCGGCTGGCAGCCAGTGAAAAAACTCGTCAGCAGCTGGTAGACCAACGACAGACTCTACGGGCAAGATTGCAGACTATTGCAGCTAGTTATGGAGACTGGTTGCAGGAGGTCCCGACACCCTCTGAGTGGCCCCTAGAGCGTGTGACCGATCTACTCAATGCATTGGATCGACTGAGAAGAGAGGACTTGGGGGTCCAGCGCTTGCAAAGCCAGATTGAGAATGTGGATCGGGAGTTGGCCGACTTTCGCAATGCGGTCGCTCGCCTTTCCCAGCAATTGCAGAGCGAAGATGGACTCGATCGTAAGGCTGATAGGGACGGAAGTCCCTTGGCTGCACAGGAGCAAGAGATTTCGGACAATGACGTTCGGCAGAGCGGCATTGCGCACGGGGAGGAATCCTCCCAGAGCAGTAGCCGAGTTGGTGGGATGCTGCGCGCGAGCGAAGATCAGGCTCAAATTTGGCTTAAGCAGCTGCAGAACGGTCGGTTGGAACAGGCGAATCGTATTCGTCTGAGTGCTTCCGTCGAACATCGCCAGAGGCATGTGGATGACTGGCGCACCCAGTTGCAGGCGATTGAATCGCGTCGAACTGAACTTTGCAATCAAATGGGCTGTCAAAATGCCGCTGCGGTACCTCTAGTGCTGAGCAATGTTCAGCGGGCGGAGGCCTTGCGGCAGCAGTGGGCCGATTGCAGGATTTCATTGAAAACTTTGGCCGGATCAGCCGCCTACGAAGCTTGGTTGGATGAATTGCAACAGCTGGATTTGCCGCAAGTCGAGTTGCGGGAAATGGAGTTGCAGCGTGAGTTGTCAGAAATCGATGAGCAGCGGAAAGAGGCGGATCAGCTGATTGGCTCGCTAACCCAACAGGTCGACCAGATTGCCAATAGTCAGGTGGCTCAGCATCTTTCGCAGAGTTTGCAAAATCAACGTGGCGAACTGGCCGAGTTGGCTGAACAGTGGGTGGTTGAGCGATTGGCGCAGTACATTTTGCAAAAGTCGGTAGAGCGTTTTGCAGCCGACAATGAACCCGTCCTTCTGAAAAAGACTCGCGATTACTTGTCTCAGTTGACGGGAGGACGCTATATCGACGTCGAGCACGAAAGCGGCAAGGGGGGAGCAATGCTGGTCCGCAATGCAGACGAACAGTCGTTTGCACCGGACCGACTGAGTACCGGCACGCGTGAACAATTGTATCTCGCGTTGCGAATGGCCTACATCACGTACCACAGCGATCACAACGAACCTCTGCCAGTCATCATGGATGATTGCTTCGTCAACTTTGATGACGCACGGACGCGGCACACCCTGGCAGCGATCGCCAATTGGGAGCCACAGGTACAGACGGTATTGCTCAGTTGTCATCAACGGATTTTGGATATGGTGACGGAATTGGCTCCTGATGCACCGGTGATTCGGCTGTAG